gaaaaaaattggtACAGTTTGTAAAAGAAGAACGGTATAGAATTAAGTGGATAGTTGTGTCCATTTTGTGGTTTTGAGTCACTCTGTAGAATTTAATCAAGAATTGTATCTTCTTCAAAAAACCTAAAGGAAATATGTaattcttcattttgtagaaTTCATTTTATTCCTTCCCCATTAGAACATCGCAGCCCATTGTGTAGCAGTGATAACTTTGATATGAATACCGTACATTTGCCATACAGAAATTCTTATCAGTACCATGGAATATATCAAAACctattaagaaaagaaagaattggaTAAAACAATTCATTCCAGTTCATTCAAAGCTGACTTGCAGTGAAAATGTTTGGGgggaatttttttatttattttttttattttttgtgtgtgtgtgagagagagaggtCTGTTTCAAAAGAACAGCATTGTTTGCAGAAGAGCATTTTACCTTCTAAAGCACAACTGAAATCAATTCCAGTCTTCCCCTGTGATGGGTGTATCTCATGATTAGCCTGCCACTGGAGATTCCTCTCATTGTGGTCAGcctcccttttctctcttttactcTCAGACTGACCAGGGAGTTCAGGCTGATTAAAAGCCTTGACTGAATCTCATTGCTTTCAAACTTCAGTAGCAGCATGGGCTTTGAATCACAATATGCATCCTAAGTGGTAAAATGAGAGAATAGAACAGTGCCTAAATTCCTGCAAGATTAGCCATTTTATAGGCATGAATGCTTGCTGGAGCATCTTTTGTGGTTCATTTATAGTTTGATTGTACACACTGCCAGGTTTGCATTCTCATTATCTGAGTGCTCACTGCAAAGATGAGGCCTAAGGATTCCTTTGGtatttcagacagaaataaTTGTACCCCAGATTGACAATGtatgtttgaaaacaaacactttgtTTGGAATAGACAACATAGACAAAAGCAGCACACTGGTAATTGAAGACCATCCTATGGTTTCCAAAAGGGACTTAACCTGAAATTAGGCTTGCtacctttcaaaataaaatggaaataatctCATATTGCAAATGACTGCTCAGCCTGCACATGTTCAGGGTCTCTATCAAAGATGACAAGTCCAGAACAGAAAAGCCAGGGACTATCTTACATAAATCACAGAGGAATTCTGTGAAACTTTCTCAAAAACATGCAGAAACTTTCAGTTTTATTACTTGAACTAGTTGAATGTATCTATTTCCTGGAGAAAAAATTAACGCATTTTCAGTGTCTGCTTTAGACTGAGAAGAATCTAAACAGACACTTGTTTCTTCTTGACAGGGAGAGGAATCCAGGGTGACTATCTTCCATTCAGGTGTCTGTACAATAGACACTTACTTTTGATCAGGTGAATCCCACCCATTTGATTTCCAAAGTTGTATTTGACTTTAATTACATCTTTTGTAAGTGTGTGTTGATTATGCATAGTAGATGGCAATCTATTATGTTCACTCCATCTAGATCACGTGGAAGTTGTAGGAGCAAAATTTAAATTGTTGATTAAAGTGGTATAGAAAATGAGCCCCAAATTCTGTAAGTGTTGATTGCATGAGCCCATACTGTAAAGTTTCTTTAAATGCTTGCTCAAACAGATACATCAAAGGATTTTTCAGATATATCCAAACATCTGGTGGTGTGGCACCATGCTGAAAATACCAGAGGAGTCTCTGTAGTAATATGATGTGGCTCAGCACCTGGCAGCTGTATAACTTTTCTAACACAACATGTATAAGCCACTCTGAAGTGTAAGCTGAGTTTTGtcacataaaaacaaactgtgTTATGTTGCTCCCCTTCAGTGTTAGCAAGTGGATATTGGCTATCCTCCTTCACTGGTGATCTGCTAGTTATGGAGACACTGAGGCAGGCACCCAAATTGCTAGTTATTCTGCAGCAAGGCCATCCCAGGGTCCTGTGAACTGACCTTGCATCTGTCATTAAATATTCTCCAGAGCAGTAAGAGCCGTGGGTGACACTGTGTAGTATAGATGACTcagactgtgctgaaaaaaattgaaaacagaAGACATGAATACAAGCTGGAGAAGCTCCAAAGCAGGCGAAAGAGGGGACCAGAATAGTTTATATAGCAGCACTCATTTGGAAGAggtaaatagaaaaaaagaaaaaaaaaaaaaaaaaaggaaattaagtaCAAATCTCTGGTACTTCTGATGAATGCCCCAGACACTACCTTGGTTGGATTGCCCTTCTTTCTGATTGCCTTGGATTTTCATAAAGAATTTGATGATAGGCAGTCAGTTTTTCTCTGTGTAAAATCTGAAATTTTGTAACTTAAAAACAGCTGATGACTGAAGACTTGCAATCCCACCATTTCTCCAGATACTCATGAAGAGAGAACTAAATTGTTACAACCGCTTTGGAAATATTTAATGAGccttaacaacaacaaccaaaaataaactgctgctttctcacAGCAATGCACAAGTTGAGGAAAGAAATATTAGATAAATGAATATAATTAGTTATTGCTGAATAATTCTGCAATACTTAGTTATTTAGAGTGTTACTAGTTCTATTCTTCATATCTCTTCTTCCTCCAAAAAGATACCCTTACATATAAGTGGCTAAGTGGAACGATCTGACAGCATCTCAGACGAAGGAAAAATgatggctgctccaaaagtaatgtcttctAGTTTATTATGTCGGTGgtttggcagtagaggttgaatcttaCCACTAATTTTCCATTACAGTTTGTTGCTTTGCAATagaaagcagcagaggggaagtctgACAATATGTGGTATGACACAGAGGTGCTTATGAAGCAAGAGTGTGTAATTGAATTCatacatgcagaaaaaattgcacccattgacattcattgactcTTGCTGAATAattctggagaccaaacagtgcatGTGAGCATAGTGAGTCAGTTGGTGATGCATTTTTGCAGCggtgacagcaatgtgaaagacaagccatgttccagacagTCGTGCATAACTGTCATACCACAAAATGAGGAGcgtcttgatcagctcatctaTGTGAATCAGAGGGAACCATGCTCAGAtctgaatatcagcttcagtgcatTGGAATGGTGGCAGCATTTGAATGTTTCAAAGTCAAAACGGCACTCCATTGAGTGTCAACATGTGAATTCCCCATCAAAGAAAGCAGCCCTTGGAGGATGGGTGATGTGCAGTGTCTTTTGGGATAAGTGAGGAGTGATGcttctggatttcctgaaaTGAGTACAAACCGTCGGCTCTGACCACTACATCATAGCACCGACTAAGCTGAAGGTTTGAACTTCCAGAGTAAGGCCAGAGAAGAAGCCAACCATTCTCCTGTAACAGAGTAAAGCCAAGTCACAAGACTGTGAAGCACATTGCCAGTCTTGTCTGGACTATCCTACCACACCTACCATATAGTCAATATTTGGTGCCCTCTGGCTCCCATCTGTTTgagctgatgaaagatggagTGTGTGGGCAGTATTTTCCTAGCAGTGATGCCATCATAGCATCAGTGAAAaagtgggtcacctccactggtgcagagTTTTATGAGTGTGTCATTCAGACTCTTAATCTTTGCTGGCataaatgcacagctaatggtggtgactgttgaacaatattgttttgtagctgaaaatctTCTCTATCATATAGTATTATTGTGTTCTTAGTATCTGTTGTAGTATCTCTGGAAATTAGTCAGAGGCAGTACTTCTGGGGAACCTACATATGTGCCAGtaaatttttaaacatttgGCAGGTATAGCACCCAAAAATGTATGAGAATTAAACACCTGTGTGTTTTGTTATTAGTTGTACATTGTATGTACAAAATGATGAGTATGAACTCCTTGCTACTACTgtgaagataaatatttcttttcaagtattttctgaGAACACATTGCTAAAACATTCTTTCAGAGATTTTTATCTGGCCCATTACAGACACTAGATtatctttgtgttgttttcttcaaTATTTATCTTATTCCACTATTACTTTGTACTTGGGGGTGGAGgttatctttgttttcctcagactaggccattattttttccttgtgactgaagaaaagaaaccagcTGAAAGGTGTGTGATCATGGGGTAcacaagaagagaaaggagaagacaGAAGATACGTTTTCATCCTGTTTTACTGTCTGtcaaaggagagaaagggaattATGGCAGTGTCCTCTttgaatttgtttcctttcattgGGTGCTCTGTACATTTTTTCTCCCATAATTATTCCTACCATTACACATAATTATGCAATTATacctcctgaaagaaaaaaagcattcgGTTGATACTATATGCACTTAGGTTTGGTGAATAGGCCATATAAATTGCACTCTGGCTTATTACTCTCTaagaggagcagagggaaaTTCTTTTCATATccagtttgaaaaataaaaagcatgtgTCTCCTCAGAGAGACATTATTTCACATTCTTTGAATTAAAAGAATATGAATAGGTTAGGTACAGTGATTGGgtgttaattaaaaaacaacagcttaaaAGCTTGACATCATGCCCATGGCAAGCACTCAGTGTTGTTGTATGCCTACTGGTAAaaggctgtttttatttctaaggaATATAAACTCCAACTAGGGAATAGAAATGATCTCCAGGGATGCACAAGAGAGAGAGGTCTACTTGAGCAAAGTCTAGGAATTCAAAATGAACAGTTTTTCAGAAAGAGTACTGAATGCAAGAAGTACGAGAGAGGGACACTGAGGGTGTTGTAGAACATGCTGACCTTCTGCTGTCTTCCATGCTGCCCATCTTCATGGAGCATATAAAGAGTTgccaagttaaaaaaaaaaataaaaaaaaattccactgaTGAAAGTAGTCTTAAGTAGTCTTTTCATACCCTCATAGGTTGCACTGAGCATTCCTTGGCTGAttgctctatttttatttctattttttaattattttttctaagtgATATCAGCACTGAAGCTTTTTTCCAAGTTTGGGAAGATCTCAGCTCCACCAGTCTCTGGCCATTATCCAGAATCAAAAACAGTGCACCATCTGGTGATCATTATCTTTAAGCACTGCAAAGAGGTGGCTTAGCTagagaggaaaatgtttctttccgGACTTCAGAAAATATGTCACTAGTGCTGTAATTCATCTGCTTCTCTCAGTATGGCCATCACAGCATGACTGTCAGAAATGTTTCAAAGCCATGAGCAGTAGGACTGCTGTTTAGTGATCtcttttaattcagtttaaatCAGACTCCAGCAGtttaagcaaaacagagctggaaaataTTCTCCTGTAATGTGATCTGTATTTGATAATCACTTTGATTTGCTTATTCTTTTAGCCAAAGAAGCATGAAGAGGAGGATGGAACAACAGACACTGCAACCTCATCATCCAACAATCATGAGAAGGACAGTGGGGTGGGACCTACAGATGAGAGTCTGCGTAACGATGAGAGTTCAGAGCAAGAAAATGCACCTGAAGAGCAGAACGGTGCAACTCTGCAGAGCAAACGAGAGCTGGGTCATAGCCAAGACACATTAGGAAGTGTTGAGCTACAGTGCAATGAAAGCTTTGTGTCAGGGGAATACATTGAATCTGATTTCATTGGGAACCCAGAGGAGGAGTGTGAAAGATTTCGACAGCTGCTGGAACTGAAGTGCAAGATCCGAAACCATGGGGAGTATGACCTGTATTATTCAAGCAGCACAATAGAATGcaacagaagagaacaagatGGAGTGGAGCATGAGCTGCAGCTACTCAATGAGGAGCTAAGGAACATTGAACTCGAATGTCAGAATATCATGCAAGCTCACCGGCTCCAAAAAGTGAGGGATCAGTATGGAGACATTTGGGCTTTACATGATGAAGGATTCAGGAATTATAACACCAGCATAGACGTACAAAGAGGCAAACTGGACGACATCCTGGAGCACCCTGAGAAGTCCGACAAGGACAGCTCCAGCGCCTATAATACAGCTGAAAGTTGCAGGAGCACACCCCTGACTGTGGAGCGATCCCCAGACAACTCGCTCCAGAGGATGATCAGCATCACCAACAGGAAAAACCTGAGAAGCACAATCGTGGCTAATCAGTCATCCTCAGGACAGAGCAACAAGGAAACAATCTCGGTCAAAGCCAAATCCACTGagcaaaacagcactgctgaaggcacagtgctggcatcagaaaacagcaaattcaCAGAccaggaaaagcagagcagcGAACACATTCCCTACCTGTCCCCATATCACAGCTCTTCTTACAGGTATGGGAATATACCTGCTCACGCCAAGCATTATCAGAGCTACATGCAGCTGATCCAGCAGAAGTCGGCTGTGGAGTATGCCCAGAGCCAGCTCAGCCTGGTGAGCATGTGCAAAGACTCACAGAAATGTGCGGAGCCCAAGATGGAATGGAAAGTGAAAATAAGGAGTGATGGGACAAGGTATATCACAAAGAGACCAGTTCGAGACAGAATCCTAAAGGAACGTGccttaaaaattaaagaagagcGCAGTGGAATGACGACAGATGATGATACAATGAGCGAGATGAAGATGGGTCGCTACTGGAGCAAAGAGGAGCGGAAGCAGCACTTGGTGCGAGCCAAGGAGCAGAGGAGGCGAAGGGAGTTCATGATGCGTAGCAGGCTGGAGTGTCTGAAGGAAAGTCCGCAGAGTGGCAGTGAGGGCAAAAAGGAAATTAACATTATTGAACTAAGTCacaaaaagatgatgaaaaagagaaacaagaaaatcttGGACAACTGGATGACAATCCAAGAACTGATGACACATGGTGCTAAATCTCCAGATGGCACAAGAGTGCACAATGCCTTTTTATCAGTTACTACTGTATGAACGCAGCTTCTTTCAGAGAGTGTACTACCAGTTTAGGTAGAGTACGATTGCCTCGTTCAATGTggcatttttatatattttgtgACTGTTTATAGTTTGATCTTTTTTGTAAGCAAAATTACCTGgtaatttttcatttgtttttcatataaCGGTACCTTCTTTATCTGGCAGTCTTTCTTTATCCTGCAATATATTCATATTACTCAtttgtagaaaaagaaaaaaaaaaaaaaagaaaaaaaaaaatcaaaacatacaaacagaaaaaaaaacgaAGAAACCAATTAATTTCTTAACCTTCTACATATCCTGAATTGAGATCTGGATTTATTTctctagttttcttttttctactttaGTAACAataccaaaacaaaatgctttataTTGTATCCTTGGCTTAACAAGTGGTTGAAGTTTTACATCGTAGATTGCGTCTGTTTATAAATCATATGCCACATCCCATCTTATAGATAAGAACATCCTTTTTCCAACAACGCATTGTACAGTACATTTATTCTATAAACTGCAATTGTATTTGTCCAAGTAAAGTGTAGATGGACAATTCTCCTGTGTTCTGTATTAGCATTGGTCATGTAGCTAGGCAGTCTGTGGCAATTGTGaagatgaaagagaaataaattattgcttatctttaagaaaaaaaaagacgtGAAAAGTTGTTTGATTTCAATTGACTGTGTGCCTTTAAAGGATGATTTATTTTCACCATGCCTGATTTTTGCAGCATATCTTTCAAGAACACAAGACATGATTCCATAGACTAGTTCTTAGGACTTAGCTTTTTAGAACACATAGGAGCGAGATGCTCTGTCTGGCTCTCTGGCTTTTTCTCACCTGCTATTATTAGTCAATTGAATAATTGTATAATACATTGCTGTGCTTTATGCCGTTGGGTAGCTATTTTGGAATTTTCCTGGCTGAACCTGGGATTTGTTCTACATGTAGAAAATGTAAACAGCACATGGCTAACTTTTAGCCAAATCTCATGCATGAAAAGTAACAGTGGTCATCACTGACATTTTCATAGAAAAcgagttaagaaaaaaatagagaatgaATGAGTTAATAAAGGAGTTAAGACTTTGATTTTGTTGCTGAGGAGCTAATGAAGAAGTTAAGCAGTTTTGTTGCTGAGGAAGGCCCAGGTAGTTTGGAAGCACCCCAGAGGCTGGCTGGTGATGGAGAGTAAGGACAGCTGTCTGCTGCCCAGTGGAGTCCTTGTCTTTCCCTATGGCAAAGGTATCTCATCTGCCAATGTGACATTGGGACAtcttctgagctgctgcttcaggcAGCCCAGTGAGTCACAGCAAACAGAAGTGACTAGTTCTGGGCAGTTAGTGGGGCCTGGAAGCCTTTTGCTCAATACCCCTATTTTTGTTGTCCCAGACAATGCAGTTCTTATCTGATATGCATTCAGTAACAGGATTAGGTGCTGAATTCTCTTGGCATCAAGCTTTAAAAGATATGCTTAAAGATGCAGAAAGACACATTATTCCAAAGTCTTTAATTCTGGAAATCagtcatttgttttctaatggCTTTTGGCATCAGTAGGCATTGGCAGTGCTATCTGCATCTCTAAGCACATAAATACCATAAAATCACTACTCCCTGAGTGCTTGGGAAAAATATGCCACTCACAATTCACAGTTTGATAATCAGAATACTCTCCATACCAATCTCAGGAAAATGCCATTCTaaaacctctgctaaatatACAGTTGTTCATATGTAATGAAGAATActtccattttttcttattacagtAGAAAATTTTTAGAATCCAAGAGCAAATGGAATTGCAGGGTGATAGTAGAGCTGTTTCAAGGGTTTGTTACTGGACTGTCCCTCCAGCAGACCCAATAAGCTGTCTTTGACTAGCCTGAGTCATCTAGAAAGatatgctttcttcttttgaagacATCAAAGCATGGAGATGTCACCATTTCCTTTGTTGCATTTCaataaaagcacttttaaaagCAGATCTTGTTCCTAATCAGAATTCAATTACCATCAGCTCCAGATAATGGTTATTGCTATGCCTCTGTCTTAAATGCAGGACTTACCGTTTTCTCCCCATTACTAAATCATAAGTCAGAACtgctctgaaacaaaatattacattggccaaattcagagaaaaatggGAATCTTCAGAAAATGTAGTCACTAATTTATCTCATTGAGAAATAAATTGGAAACTTCTTGTCTAAATTAGAGATGAGATATAGCTGGATGGGGGTTTCAGGTAATAGAAAGTAATTAGGGGGGGAAATATTTATAGAGATGATATAACAATATGTTGTAAATGGAAATGCATTCAAATCTGAGGAGCTGTTCTGTTGAAATTCAATAATAGACAAAGCAAAGACTGAGCGGTgataaatgatattttattctgggagggaaaaaagaacagtaaaatcATAGGGAGTAAATTGTCAGTTTAGATAACTGTacaggagagcagcaaaatggaaagaataTAAATCCATATTAACTAATGCatcaagaaaatattaatatgaccccctcctccctctttccctcacccaaaaaaagcatttccaggCCACTGTCAGAGCTATAGAGCCCACCGTGAAGCTGAGGTCCTGCTGAACCCTCTTGGTGGCAAGTGGACACTGGTTGCCAGAACTGCCatcctctccctccttctccaCATGTCCCCACCCAGTCCTTCATTTGGcacttttcctcctctttcttctctactAGGCCTTAGCAGTGTTTATTAAgcaatgtttcctttcttctctaagCAGTCTTTGGGAGAAAAAGTGTTGATTTGTGCCCTGATCAGCGTCTCAATCAATTCTGGAAGTACAGGAAATAAGCACGCGGCTGCTGTGCTGAGttgcagtgctgcctgtggTGGTGATACAGGGACAGAGAGGCAGCCAAGCTGCTCACAGCTGGCAGGACATTGTGCTCCTTCACCCCAGCATCTTTCTACCTGCAAAATTCAAGGTTGTTTGtcctgtatatatttttttccacatgcagtAACTTTCAAtgaggaaaataacattttagcaCTGAGGCACattaaagatgaagaaatgaatgTATATTGTGTTGCCTTAAATCTTTTAGTAATAGTGTCTTATTAGTTGTGAGAATGAATGTATTTACCTATTTTTGTGTAATGggacataaaacagaaaagctttccaACTGGAACAAGACCAGATCTTGTCAAAGAGGATTGCTTGCAGCTCTAGGACAGAGCAATAGGCAGTGAGGAGACGCATAGGTGTGTTATCACAGCTGGGGAAGGAGTTAATATCCCACTCATCCCTCTCCCAGAGCTGATGCCCAGCTGAGACCAGTGGGAAGTAACTCGTCCCAATAAGCCAGCAAGATAGCCCAGTAAAAAGAGTTCTCTTGTGTCCCTTGAAAACTATACTGCCGCCATGAGTAAGGTTCGAATTTCTGGGGTTACTGGATCTTCCTGTCTGGTGTAAGTACCCTTAAAgagaaaattatgtttttagTATGCCCATGTCAATAAACTAAACCTTCTGAGTCAGGCTATTGtgttttttgaaagaaagaaactgctaACATGTCTGAATTGAATGCAAGCAGAGATGGAAACTACTCTTTGCTTAATGTATTGCCTTGCCACAATAGGGCTCAGAAGAGATGATACAGCAATGTTAGCATTACGTTCTGAATAGCGGGGACTGAATTATTCATTAATACAGTGATGGCTgactctcctttttctttctttcttttttttttttttaaacaaatgtctTATATCCAAACTCCATTTCTACAAATTACACGGCAGCATCCTTGCTTTGTGACATGGCTACTTTGCTAAAATACCTCCTGGCTCAGGACTGgaattgcatttgttttacttAGGTTCTTAACTGATAATTGCAAACATGTGTGTGCTAAGTGATCTATTAATACCCATTTTTATGGGCTTACTGCTTAATTTAGGGCATTAAATGCTCTCAAGGAGTCAGAATAAAATGTGATGTGATGTGGAGTAGTGTTTGgctaaagcaaaacagagcagctgttgTAAACCAGTGGTGGTGTGCTCTGAGAGAGGCAGGTTGGGTAGCTGCTGGAGAAGAACATTCATTTTAGAGAGATCATGAGcaggctttttctttcaatgCCTTTGCTCTAAAacatgtttctttgtttaaagaGGAGCATTCCTCTTGGAATGCTATTGGTGCATTTGTGAGGCTAAGCACTCCACACTTTGTTACAGATAGCTGCATCATGTATAGGCTTTGCCTGGGTGTTCTGACATCACTAATCTCACTTGAATATGAGTTCCTGCACAGGCAGCTGACAGTCTTTGGATCATAGTTCTGAGACTGGCACAACCTGGGAATGTGGTGTGTGGGTGGCAGGGCAGACAGGCCAAGTGCAGTCCCTGAGCCTTCCCTGGGAACCAGTGGATTCCTGCCCTCCTGAGGAACGGCTCTGGCTCCTGCTGCCAGAAGGCAGCCTCCTGGAGACTGTCTCACGTACCATCCTCTGTGTAGTAGATGTGAGCAGTCCCCACTTCCATGTTAACTGTAAAGTAAAACTGACAGCTAAGTTACATCCAGATTGACGTGCTGCATTTTACACTCACTAGTCCATAAGGAAGGACAGAGCATAGGACTGAGTCTTCACTAATAAGTCTCATGCTGATATTCCTCACTGAAAGCTTCTTTCTTCAGCAAAGATACAAAGGTGACCCATGAAAGCAGTATCTTCATCCCAAAAGCCAGAAGTGACGGTGCCATCCAGAATATTAGTGGTGTTTCAACACAACATGATCTGGGATATATTCAGGGGCCAAGAAAGGGGCATCagcagcatttcacagaaaaaaagacgCACAATGTGAAAGAGTCATTCAAAACTGATGGATGCCTCCTCCCAGTATAGACTACTTCATAGCGCAGTTGTGAACTTCTAACTTGGTGAGAGTGTGTGCATTTGGATTTAAAATTTGTCTAGAATTTAAATTTCTTGGCACTGTAATCTCATGTTACATTTTTAAGTCTCCttgcttccctttctcccttcttcagcttaggaagttccgcacgaatgtgcgcaagaacttctttacaatgagggtgacggagcactggaacaggctgcccagggaggtggtggagtctccttctctggagatattcaagacctgcctggacacctacctgtgcgacgtggtgtagggaacctgctttggcaggggggttggacttggtgatctctagtggtcccttccaacccctacaattctgtgattctgtgattcttcctttcccctctcttactattgtttcctctttcctcttaaAATCAGGACATTTTGAACTTGAAAGATAATAAATATTGGAGGGGGAGCTTTCAGGAAACGATTAGTTCTTTTCCTCATAGATAACTTACCAGCACAAATTAAACTACTTGTCAGTGTGGAACTGTATCTTTTCATCTTTAGtcagtttttcattatttggtTCCAAACCTTTCCAATGTCATTTGCAGCTCAACCTGCTAAAGTGCTGCAAATGTTTTTTGGTGATACAGAGTGCATTTTTAAGccctggagaaaaggaagaccttttaaaatatatgctcCCTTGTTTGTGagacaaagaataaaatacacaatGCTTATTAACTCAAATGCTTTGACAAAGACCCTCCCCAGCCTttctgtaggctcccttcaggtattgaaaggccTCTATAATGTCCCCTCAGAACCTTCTCCAGGTTGACTAGCTCCAACTCTCTCATCCTGTTCTCATAGAGGAGGTtctccaaccctctgatcacctttgtggtcctcctctagacctgctccaacagctctgtgtccttcttgtgttgggggctccagaactggacagagTTCTCCAAGTGGGGTCTtgcaagagcagagtagaggggcagaatcatcttcctcaacctgctggtcacacttctctcagtgcagcccaggctaCGGCTGGTGTTCTGGgatgcaagtgcacactgcctGCTCATGTTGAACCTTTCATCAGCTaacactcccaaatccttctcctcagggctaCTCTCAACCCGTTCTCCACCCAACCCGTATCTGTGCTTGAGATTGCCTCAACCCAGGTGCAGGGCCTTACATTTGGCATTGTTAAACTTCATAAGGTTGACATGgacccacctctcaagcctgtccaggttccTTTGGTTAGCATCATTTCCCTCTAGtatgtcagctgcaccactcagcttggtatcatctgcatACTTGCTAAGGATGAACTGTCCACGCtgcctacaaagatgttaaataacaccaCTCTCAGCACCAATCCCTGAGAaacaccactcatcaccagtCTCCACTTGGACATCCAACTATTGACTGCAACTCTTTGAGtgtgaccatccagccaattccttatccagtgaGTGGTCCATCCATAGAATCCACTTTCTCCAGTTTGGCAACCAGGATGTCATATGTTACAATGTCACACATCctg
The sequence above is a segment of the Excalfactoria chinensis isolate bCotChi1 chromosome 1, bCotChi1.hap2, whole genome shotgun sequence genome. Coding sequences within it:
- the PDZRN4 gene encoding PDZ domain-containing RING finger protein 4 isoform X2 — encoded protein: MAGEPKPLTIMLHRKNDTLGFNIIGGRPNQNNQEESTEGIYVSKILENGPADKAEGLHIHDKIIEVNGKDLSKATHEEAVEAFRNAKEPIVVQVLRRAPISKAHGSSQDVRLVDACTQTDITFEHIMALAKLRPSTPPVPDICPFLLSDSCHSLQPVEHEFYEGNEYLSSLPADADRAEEFEYEEVELCRISSQEKLGLTVCYRTDDEEDTGIYVSEVDPNSIAARDGRIREGDRILQINGQDVQNREEAVALLSSDECKKIVLLVARPELQLEEGWLDDERNEFLEELNLEMLEEQHNEAMQYTANEVEQPKKHEEEDGTTDTATSSSNNHEKDSGVGPTDESLRNDESSEQENAPEEQNGATLQSKRELGHSQDTLGSVELQCNESFVSGEYIESDFIGNPEEECERFRQLLELKCKIRNHGEYDLYYSSSTIECNRREQDGVEHELQLLNEELRNIELECQNIMQAHRLQKVRDQYGDIWALHDEGFRNYNTSIDVQRGKLDDILEHPEKSDKDSSSAYNTAESCRSTPLTVERSPDNSLQRMISITNRKNLRSTIVANQSSSGQSNKETISVKAKSTEQNSTAEGTVLASENSKFTDQEKQSSEHIPYLSPYHSSSYRYGNIPAHAKHYQSYMQLIQQKSAVEYAQSQLSLVSMCKDSQKCAEPKMEWKVKIRSDGTRYITKRPVRDRILKERALKIKEERSGMTTDDDTMSEMKMGRYWSKEERKQHLVRAKEQRRRREFMMRSRLECLKESPQSGSEGKKEINIIELSHKKMMKKRNKKILDNWMTIQELMTHGAKSPDGTRVHNAFLSVTTV
- the PDZRN4 gene encoding PDZ domain-containing RING finger protein 4 isoform X1: MGFDPARFAAPVAAELQCKLCGRVLEEPLSTPCGHVFCAGCLLPWAARRRRCPLRCRSLAAAELRPVLPLRSLVQKLEVRCDYSPRGCGRVVRLRELPAHLASCRYGPPRDALPAGRAEGGGQRCPRERRGAGGPEPGPELKREALRWSRREKSLLAQLSALQSEVQLTALRYQAKFGQYMSHISSITRDLTGSQRGKAGEPKPLTIMLHRKNDTLGFNIIGGRPNQNNQEESTEGIYVSKILENGPADKAEGLHIHDKIIEVNGKDLSKATHEEAVEAFRNAKEPIVVQVLRRAPISKAHGSSQDVRLVDACTQTDITFEHIMALAKLRPSTPPVPDICPFLLSDSCHSLQPVEHEFYEGNEYLSSLPADADRAEEFEYEEVELCRISSQEKLGLTVCYRTDDEEDTGIYVSEVDPNSIAARDGRIREGDRILQINGQDVQNREEAVALLSSDECKKIVLLVARPELQLEEGWLDDERNEFLEELNLEMLEEQHNEAMQYTANEVEQPKKHEEEDGTTDTATSSSNNHEKDSGVGPTDESLRNDESSEQENAPEEQNGATLQSKRELGHSQDTLGSVELQCNESFVSGEYIESDFIGNPEEECERFRQLLELKCKIRNHGEYDLYYSSSTIECNRREQDGVEHELQLLNEELRNIELECQNIMQAHRLQKVRDQYGDIWALHDEGFRNYNTSIDVQRGKLDDILEHPEKSDKDSSSAYNTAESCRSTPLTVERSPDNSLQRMISITNRKNLRSTIVANQSSSGQSNKETISVKAKSTEQNSTAEGTVLASENSKFTDQEKQSSEHIPYLSPYHSSSYRYGNIPAHAKHYQSYMQLIQQKSAVEYAQSQLSLVSMCKDSQKCAEPKMEWKVKIRSDGTRYITKRPVRDRILKERALKIKEERSGMTTDDDTMSEMKMGRYWSKEERKQHLVRAKEQRRRREFMMRSRLECLKESPQSGSEGKKEINIIELSHKKMMKKRNKKILDNWMTIQELMTHGAKSPDGTRVHNAFLSVTTV